One window of Halichondria panicea chromosome 7, odHalPani1.1, whole genome shotgun sequence genomic DNA carries:
- the LOC135338958 gene encoding LOW QUALITY PROTEIN: splicing factor Cactin-like (The sequence of the model RefSeq protein was modified relative to this genomic sequence to represent the inferred CDS: substituted 1 base at 1 genomic stop codon), protein MRRERDESRRQKAIMKALETPKEKRERRLAKKEENLRRQRXKEGWDSEYLGYTNADNPFGDNQLLDRFVWDKKRQQDVSDFKLSKTEVERRENQRQDETRRELEKVKKRKAEREKEREAREDESQLLQRMKEAEMFKEWEAQEDQFHLDQARLRSKIRIETGKAKPIDLLAKYISSTTEEGEDIEVQEPYYLLKGLNIVDLEDLLEDIKVYSEIEVGATNIDYWKDMTIVCEDEITQLKKVEDSMGVAVGVDRGGAGQRAVINPSVMTEVNSVFKGKSHDQLVLLEDQINRKIHGSDPGTDVGYWEALLAQLKAHMARARLKDRHQVLLRSRLQHLKQQVRGYTIMPNSLLYSFIIHSKMREGRKLPSPRPHPLKILNKTRLSQERALNRPAPPSLLRMEDNLIDEQELLELSYAAYEAGNYSPTLLKPSDLEDTMSPRPSLGVDHHGVGCSRPQPSPPLPVRVTYLKAEEEYDFNTEVVLQLRDPIWKEKYRPRKPRFFNRVHTGFEWNKYNQTHYDMDNPPPKIVQGYKFNIFYPDLIDKRKTPQYTLIPIPGDPDFATLRFQAGPPYEDIAFKIVHREWECSWKHGFRSQFNNNILQLWFRFKRNRYRR, encoded by the exons ATGCGACGCGAGCGTGATGAGAGCAGGAGACAGAAAGCCATCATGAAGGCACTGGAGACACCCAAGGAGAAACGAGAACGGAGGTTGGCAAAGAAGGAAGAGAATTTAAGACGTCAGCGATAGAAAGAGGGATGGGACAGTGAGTACTTG GGATACACAAATGCAGACAATCCATTTGGAGACAACCAGTTATTAGACAGATTTGTATGGGACAAG AAGAGGCAGCAGGATGTGAGTGATTTCAAGTTGAGCAAGACGGAGGTGGAGCGGAGGGAAAATCAACGACAAGATGAAACCAGACGAGAGCTGGAGAAGGTCAAGAAAAGGAAAGCT gagaGAGAGAAGGAGAGGGAAGCCAGAGAAGATGAGTCA cAACTGCTCCAGCGAATGAAAGAGGCGGAGATGTTCAAAGAGTGGGAGGCACAAGAGGATCAG TTTCACTTGGACCAAGCCAGACTTCGCTCAAAGATTCGCATTGAAACTGGCAAAg ccaaaCCTATTGACCTCCTGGCCAAGTACATTAGCTCTACCACAGAGGAGGGAGAGGACATTGAAGTGCAGGAGCCCTACTACCTCCTCAAG GGACTTAACATTGTCGACCTAGAGGACCTACTGGAGGATATAAAGGTGTACTCGGAAATAGAAGTTGGAGCAACCAACATCGACTATTGGAAAGACATGACCATTGTATGTGAAGATGAGATCACACAGCTTAAGAAGGTGGAGGACTCTATGGGTGTGGCAGTGGGTGTGGATAGGGGCGGGGCTGGACAGAGGGCCGTCATTAACCCTTCTGTTATGACAGAGGTCAACTCTGTATTCAAGGGAAAGAGT CATGACCAGCTGGTGTTGTTGGAGGATCAGATCAACAGGAAGATCCACGGCAGTGACCCTGGGACAGATGTGGGATATTGGGAGGCACTTCTTGCTCAGCTGAAGGCTCACATGGCCAGG GCTAGACTGAAGGACAGACATCAAGTTTTGTTGAGGAGTAGACTACAACATCTGAAGCAACAAGTGAGGGGATATACCATCATGCCTAACAGTCTACTATACTCTTTCATTATTCACAGCAAGATGAGGGAGGGGAGAAAGCTGCCGTCCccgaggccacacccactgaagATCCTGAACAAGACAAGACTGAGCCAGGAGAGAGCTCTCAACAGACCAGCACCACCATCGCTGCTGAGGA TGGAAGACAACTTGATAGATGAACAGGAGCTGTTGGAACTGTCCTACGCTGCCTATGAGGCTGGCAACTATAGCCCCACCCTCCTCAAGCCCTCAGACCTGGAGGATACT ATGTCCCCCCGTCCATCACTTGGCGTTGATCACCATGGCGTAGGCTGTAGTCGTCCTCAGCCGTCACCACCTCTGCCTGTACGGGTTacataccttaag GCAGAGGAGGAATACGACTTCAACACTGAGGTAGTCCTGCAACTGAGGGATCCTATCTGGAAGGAGAAGTACCGCCCACGCAAGCCGAGGTTCTTCAACAGAGTGCATACG GGCTTTGAGTGGAACAAGTACAACCAAACTCATTACGACATGGACAATCCCCCTCCAAAGATTGTACAGGGATATAAGTTCAAT ATATTCTATCCTGATCTCATAGACAAGAGAAAGACTCCGCAATACACTCTG ATACCCATTCCTGGCGATCCGGACTTTGCCACACTTCGTTTTCAAGCTGGTCCCCCCTACGAG GATATTGCCTTCAAGATAGTGCATCGA